Part of the Caldalkalibacillus thermarum genome, GTGGAACCAAGTGCCCCTGCGATTGGTGTCATAGGTGGCGGGGTGGCTGCGCTTATCGCTTATTTCCGTGGGCATATCCTGTTGGTCATACTGGCGGCCATTTTAACGGTATTTACCTTACAAATGTGGTTGTTATAGACATGTTCGTCCAAGAGAAAGCCAGCTCCTTGCAGGTTTGATTCCTGCGGGAGCTGGCTTTGAAGTTTAGAACAAGCCTTCTACTTTGCCTTCATTGTCGATGTTCATTTTCAAGGCGGCCGGTTCTTTGGGCAGACCGGGCATGGTCATCACGTCCCCTGTTAAGGCCACAATAAACCCAGCACCGAGAGAAGGTTTTAGCTCCCGGATGGTCAGGGTGAAGCCGGTGGGGCGTCCCAGCCGTTTGGGATCATCGCTGAATGAATATTGCGTTTTGGCCATACAGATGGGCAATCTACCCCAGCCATACCTTTCAAACTGCTCCATTTGCTTTTGGGCCTTGGGTGAAAACTGGACATCGCGGGCACCGTAGATATTAGTCGCAATGGCGCGTATTTTGTCGGCAATGGAAGCTGCCAAGGGATAAGTAAATCTTAACGCCTCATCAGCTGCAGGGTTTTTGTTTTCTTTATCGGCTTGTGGTCTTTCAACAAGCTTGATGACGGTTTCAGCTAACGCCTCACCGCCACGGCCGCCCTCAGCCCAAACGCGGCACACGGTAAAAGGAACGCCTTGTTCGTGGCACCATTGTTCAATCACATTGATTTCTGTTTCTGAATCATGCAGGAAGTGGTTAAGGGCCACGACACAGGGCAGACGGAAGTGGCGCATAATGTGCACGTGCTGAGCCAGATTCTCTAATCCCTTTTTCACTGCTTCCACATTTACCACTTTTAACTGGTCTTTTGGCACGCCACCATGCATTTTCAAGGCCCGGACGGTCGCCACGATCACGGCAGCATCTGGTTTGAGCCCCCCAGTTCTGGACTTAATGTTGATAAATTTCTCTGCCCCTAAATCGGCGCCAAATCCTGCTTCAGTGACGGTGTATTCTGCTAGTTTTAAAGCCATTTTGGTGGCCACCAGGCTGTTGCAGCCATGGGCAATATTGGCAAAGGGTCCACCATGAATGAAAGCCGGGGTGTTTTCCAGGGTTTGCACCAGGTTGGGTTTTAACGCATCTTTTAACAGCAAAGCCATAGCCCCTTGCGCCTTGAGATCGGCTACGGTCACCGGCTGTTTGTCATATGTATAACCGATCACCATGCGGGATAAGCGCTGTTTCAAATCCTCAATATCTTCACTTAAGCACAGGACGGCCATCACTTCTGAAGCAACGGTAATGTCAAAGCCGTCCTGCCGTGGAACGCCTTGGGCAGGGCCGCCCAAACCAACCACGACCTGGCGCAGGGCCCGGTCATTCATATCTAGAACGCGTTTCCAGATGATCCGGCGCGGATCGATCCCCAGCTGGTTTCCTTGATGGATATGATTATCGATCAGGGCAGAAAGAGCGTTGTTAGCTGCGGTAATAGCATGGATATCCCCTGTAAAGTGCAGGTTGATATCCTCCATAGGTAAAACCTGGGAGTAGCCGCCTCCGGTTGCGCCTCCTTTAATCCCCATTGTCGGCCCCAGTGAGGGCTCCCGCAAGGCCACAACCGCTTTACGGCCTAGACGATTCAAAGCTTGCCCCAGACCGACCGTCACAGTTGATTTTCCTTCTCCAGCAGGAGTGGGACTGATACCGGTGACGAGGATCAGCTTTCCATCCTGTTTGGTTTTCAAACGTTTCAGGACATCCAGTTTCACTTTTGCCTTATAGTGTCCATATGGCTCATAGTCGTCTTCCTTGAGTCCCAGTAGTGCGGCAATGTCACCGATTGGCTTCAGTTTGGCTTGTTGGGCAATGGTAATATCATCTTGTACGATGGTTGGCGTTTGCATGCTTATGTCACTCCCGTTCTTGCTGCAGCTAAAGCTGTCAAAAATGTTTGTTTGAGTGGTTCTTGCTTATCACCCTATTTAAACCTTCCTACAATCTTCTATATTGTACAATATTATCACAAGTTATGAAATTGCTTGGTTAAAATGGAACTTTGTACAGCTGTGCCAAACAAAAAATCCCCGGACTGGGGAACTTTGTAAAGGGGAACTTGAAGGGGAGTATGGTTATACGGACTACATCATTATAATATCTCCCACAGCGGTAAAAGGTGAGTGGAAACATTAGCATTGATTTTAGCTTTAACCATACGCTTTTGATTGAGAAGGGGCGTATTCCCTTATTTCCACTCTCACTTTTCTGATTCTGCGGCTTTCCGCTTCTTCAATGGTCAGTAATAAATTTTCATAATACAGTTGTTCTCCTTTTTGGGGCACCCGTTGAAATTCTTCAACCAACCAGCCGCCAAGGGTGTGATAAACAGTGTCAGGAAGCTCCACCTTGGTCATGCGGGCAAATTCGTCTAAAGAGAAATCGGCGGAGAAAATATAAGTATTTTTATCCAGCTGGGTGATCACTTTCACTTGTTCATCATGTTCATCCCATATTTCCCCTACAATCTCTTCCAGAATATCTTCCATGGTGATCAAACCGGCTGTGCCGCCAAATTCATCAATCACAATGGCCATATGAATTTTATTTTTTTGTAGTTCCGGAAGTAGTGAAGAGATTTTCATTGACTCAACGACAAAGAGTGGCTTGCGTAACAACTTCCTGATGTCGACATGCTCGTGTTGAAGCAAAGAGGATAAGAACTCACGCTCGGATAGGATGCCGATAATATTGTCGATGCTCCCTTCATACACGGGAATCCGGGAAAATTTTTCCCTCAAAAAAACTTGTTTAATTTCTTCCACGGGTTGGTTAACTTCAACGGCCACCATATCGGGACGAGGAGTTAAAATTTCACCCACAATAATATTGTTAAAGTTAAGGGAACGGTGTACCAGTTCTTTTTCTGTTTTATCGATAACCCCTTCTTCCTCACTGATATCCACCAAAAGCTTAATTTCTTCCTCGGTAACGGATGGAACATCCTGTTTAGGACGTATAAGTTTGGACATTAAGCGCTTCAATTGGGCAAACAGCCAGCTGATCGGCGTAAACAGTTTCATCAGTAAATACAAGATGTTGGCTACGGCTAGGGAAAACGACTCAGCATGTTCTTTGGCAAATGATTTGGGCAAAATTTCACCAAAAACCAGGATAAGGATGGTCATGACGATGGTGCTGACGAGCATCCCCGTTTTTGGTCCGAACATCGCAACAAACAAAGAGCTGGCAATCGTGGCTGCTGCAATGTTAACCAGGTTATTTCCCACTAAAATGGTGGTCAGTGCTTTGTCAAAATGCTCTGATATATACAGTGCTTTTTGGGCTCCTTTTCGTTTCTCATCTGCAAAGTGTTTGAGCCGGATTTTGTTTGCACTGGAAAAAGCCGTTTCTGATGCAGAAAAAAAGGCTGACAGAACGAGTAACACCAACAAGATAATCCCAAAACTAACCGACACCTCGTCCAACTAAGCATCACACTCCAATACAAATGGGATTAAACACTATGGTATTTATTATAATTTATTATATATTAATTCTCATTATAAATTAATTAAGCGGCTAATTGAATACTTAGTCACCGCAGGGCCCGGCTTAAGTTACTGCATCAGCTGCAGCAGCTAAAAAGGCTGTGGAATTGCTCCACAGCCTTTTACTGAACCATGTTATAAGGTTAGCCGTCAGCTTTAAAGCTGCCTGTTTAAGCACTTTGCACCATTTGGCGCAACACTTTTTGCAAGATACCGCCGTTACGATAGTACTCGATGTCCACCACACTGTCCAGGCGGACAATAACGTTAAATTCAAAGCTGGATCCATCTTCACGGGTAGCCCGCACGGTGATGGTTTGACCCGGTTTCAGGTTATTGTCCAAGCCGAGGATATCAAAGGTTTCGTTACCTGTAATACCGAGCTGCTTCCAGCCCTGTCCTTCTGCAAACTGCAGCGGCAGAACGCCCATGCAGACCAGGTTGGTGCGATGGATCCGTTCGAAGCTTTCGGCAATGACTGCTTTGACGCCCAGCAAGTTGGTTCCCTTGGCTGCCCAGTCACGGGAGCTTCCGGTACCGTATTCTTTACCGGCCAGAACAACCAAGGGTGTGCCATCTTGTTGATACTTCATGGCAGCATCGTAGATCGGCATAATCTCACCGGTCGGCAGATATCTCGTATAGCCGCCCTCTGTGCCGGGGACCATTTGGTTGCGAATGCGGATGTTGGCAAAGGTACCGCGCATCATCACTTCATGGTTGCCGCGGCGGGAACCATAGGAGTTAAAGTCTTTGCGCTCTACACCCCGCTCCAGAAGATACTTGCCTGCCGGACTGTCAGGGGCGATGTTACCAGCCGGTGAAATATGGTCGGTGGTTACAGAGTCACCCAACAGGGCTAGTGCTCTCGCACCTTTAATTTCTTCGATGTCCCCCACTTCGGGCTCAAGGTTTTCAAAGAACGGAGGCTCCTGGATGTAAGTGGATTCGGGATCGAATTCATACAGGTCTCCCTTCGGCGCGTCAATTTCGTTAAAGCGCGGGTTGGATTCAAACACATTTTCATATTCTTTTTTGAATAAGTCTGAGTTCACCGTTTGCAGGGCAGCCTGCAACTCTTCCGGTGTAGGCCAAATATCTTTCAGGTAGACAGGATTGCCGTCTTTATCATGGCCAAGCGGTTCCTTCTGCAAGTCAATGTTCATGGTGCCGGCAATGGCATAGGCCACGACAAGGGGCGGTGAAGCCAAGTAGTTGGCTTTTACCTGAGCATGAATGCGGCCTTCAAAGTTGCGGTTGCCGCTTAATACGGAGCAGACGGTCAGATCGTTTTCGGCAATCGCTTTGGAGACCTCATCCGGCAACGGACCGGAGTTACCGATACAGGTGGCACAACCGTAACCAGCCACATGGAAGCCAAGGGCTTCAAGCGGTTCCATTAAACCGGCATCAATCAGGTATTGAGTGACCACTTTGGAGCCCGGGGTTAAGCTGGTTTTAACATAGGCGGGCGTGGTCAAGCCTTTCTCAACCGCTTTTTTGGCCACAAGACCAGCACCCAGCATCACGCTTGGGTTGGACGTGTTGGTACAGCTGGTAATAGCCGCAATCACCACAGAGCCATTAGTCAATTCGGAAGTTTCTCCGTTAGGATGCTCTACTTTTACTTTTTTGTTCAGTTCTTCATCGCTTAAGCCAAAGCCGCCATCCTCAACCGGTGCACGCAAGGTTTTGTTAAAGCTTTCTTTCATCTCGGACAACACAATGCGGTCTTGGGGACGTCTTGGCCCGGCAAGGGTGGGTTCAATGGTGCTGAGATCCAAGGTGATGGTGTCAGAGAAGACAGGCTCAGCACTGTCATCCGTTCTGAACAAGCCTTGGGCTTGATAATAAGCTTTGACCAGTTGGACTTGCTCTTCACTGCGTCCAGTGAGGCGGAGATAGTCCAGCGTTTGCTCATCCACAGGGAAAAAGCCCATGGTAGCCCCATATTCCGGTGCCATGTTAGCCACAGTGGCGCGGTCAGCCACACTGATGTTGGACAATCCGTCACCGTAGAACTCAACGAATTTGCCTACAACGCCTTTTTTGCGCAAGATTTGGGTTACGGTTAAGGCCAGGTCTGTTGCTGTGGCCCCTTCAGGCAGACGGCCAGTCAATTTGAAACCAACAACCTCCGGAGTCACGAAGTACAAAGGTTGTCCCAGCATACCGGCTTCTGCTTCAATACCGCCGACACCCCAGCCAACCACGCCGATGCCGTTAATCATGGTGGTGTGGGAGTCGGTTCCGACCAGAGAATCAGGGAAGACAACCTGTTCGCCGTCAACTTCCTTGGTTGCTGCCACACTGGCCAGATACTCCAGGTTCACCTGGTGCACGATACCGGTGGCCGGCGGAACGATTCTGAAGTTGTCAAAGGCCGTTTGAGCCCAGCGCAAGAAACGGTAACGCTCCTGGTTGCGTTCAAACTCCACCTTCATATTGTATTCCAGGGCATCTTTCGTTCCAAACTTATCTACCATCACGGAATGGTCGATAACCAAGTCAACGGGAACGAGAGGATTGATTTGTTTCGGATCCCCGCCGTCCTTGGCCACTTTGGAGCGCATGGCCGCCAGATCCACGACAGCAGGCACCCCCGTAAAGTCCTGCAGTACAATACGGGCAGGTTTAAACGGAATTTCACGGTCTTTATCTTCCGTTTCGGCCCAGTTGGCGATATGTTTAACGTGATCTTCTGTGATGGCTACCCCATCCACTTGGCGCAAAGCTGCTTCCAGCAGCACCTTAATGGAAAAAGGCAGCTTGGAGACCGGGCCAACTCCTTGTTCTTCCAGTTTGGGAAGGGAGAAATAGGTGTACGTTTGATCCCCTACTTGCAGTGAGGATTTGACGGAAAAAGGATCACGATACGTCATCAAAAAACCTCCTCCTCATGAGTGCCAAGCTTTAGCTGTGAAGCTGTCCCACCCTTGTTTTACTCTTTGAAACTTAGTTTCTTTTTACGACCTTATTATAGCTTAAATAAAAGGTGATGTACATATCAAATTCAGTAAAAGGGCTTTCAAAGTCGAAAAAATAACGAAAAAAATGATTTCAACCAAAAGTGGAGTTCAGCTCCAAAAAACAGTTTACCTTTACCTTCCAACAGAGTATAATTAGAAACTAAAAACAATGTTTCATACAATGAAACATTTGAGGGTGAACAAAAATGGAAAAAAAGACTGTAAGGTCTGTTGAACGGGCGCTGGATATTTTATTATGCTTTACAACCCAGCACGAATGGTCACTGACAGAAATTAGTCATCAGGTTGGTTTAAATAAGAGTACGGTTTATCGTTTGTTAGCCTCACTAGAGAAAAAAGGATTTGTCGCTAAAAATGAGGCCACGGAAAAATACCGCTTGGGCTTCCGCGTGTGGGAACTGTCCGCCCATTTAGAGCGGGTGGACGATCCAGCCGTGATGCTGTTGCCTGAAATGGAACGTTTGCGGGACATCCTGGATGAAACCGTCACCCTGTATGTACGGGATGGCAAGGAACGGGTCAGGGTTCAGGCCGTTGAAAGCAAGCAGACCATTCGCAGGGTAGCACCCATCGGCGTGCGCATGCCCTTAAATGTAGGGGCTTCAGGTAAAATCCTGGTGGCTTACGCAGAGCCTGATGTACAGGAAATGATTCTTAATGACCCCGATTGGCCTGAGCATATTGATAAAGAAGCCTTCATGCTGCAACTGTTGAAAATCCGCCAGTTGGGCTATGCTACCAGTGTGGAGGAACGGGAAGCAGGAACGTCTGCCATTGCAGCGCCCATTTTCAACCGGCAGGGTAAATGTGTGGCTGCTTTGGCTGTGTCCGGACCAACCGGAAGGCTGACTCTTGAAAAAATGGAAGAGATTGCACCAACCGTGATGGATTTTGCCTCCCGCATGAGCAAAATGGTCGGTTAAACCGGCATTTGTAATATTTTCCTGTTGCGTGTATCTTATATTCATTTCGGGCATGGGTCATCCTACTCCCAAGGAGTGATGACTCATGTCTTTTTGGCAGCGTATGGCAGACATTAATTTGCTCGTATGGATTAGTGCTGTCTTCATTTTTCATGGTTTGTTGTATTTGCTTTTGGGAACGCCCAACTGGATGAGTGTGACGCTGATGGCGACCTCGGTATGGGCCCTTGGTTTATTGATCATTCGGGCTGTCGGCCGGGCCTTGATCCGCCAAAAAACATAGACAATCTAGACAACGCCGGTCTGTGATGGAGGAGGCGATGCTGGTGAAAAAATTATGCCGTTTCAGCCGGGCTTTGGGAAGCGGTATCTTGATGGCCTGCTGGATCGTATTGCTTTTTAATGCCGGTTGCGCCATGTATAACCAAGAACAGCCGTTTCAAGCCGATTACAAGTTGCAGCAGCAAATGGACAAGAAAGGGAGCAAACCTCACAAAATTAAAGTAGATCATGATACGGCCAACCGTTCCAAACTGATCGCCAAGTCAGTGGAGGGGGTTACGGATGCAGCAGCAGTTGCCATTGATCAGGAGCTTTCTGTAGCGGTTGATGTGGCCCAGATGAAACGTTTTCAACTCAAAGGGATTCGCAAAGAAATATTCCATCGATTGCGCAAAGCCTACCCTGAATACCAGGTGCATGTCAGTACGGACCGCAAAATTCTGCAGGAGTTAAAAAAACTGGAGAAAAAAACGTACCAGCAGCAAACGGAGGCTGAGCAAAAACGTCTGCAAAAGATCAATCAAGATATGAAAGGGTAAAAGCGAATTGTAAGAGCGTGTTGTTGCCACACGCTCTTTTGCATGATGACGGGCCAATCTTCTACCTTAAAGAGTAGGGTGATCTCTTGTGTCATGAAAATCACTTCCTTCGCTTTCAGTCCTGTTTTTTATCATTTAATGTGCGCGGCTCGGTTGTCCGCATCCGCATGAGGGGCATTGGGGCCCGCAGGACAACGTCTAGCCAATGCAGGAAACGGTAGGGGGCAAACGGAGAGAGGTAATAACTTCCAAAACTGCGCAAACCGACCAAATGAATGTTAATTAAGATATAGACCATGATAATCCCGTACAACCCCATGGTGGCAGCCGCTGCCATGAGCACGAAGCGGAGCAGCCGGAAAGTAATGCCCACATTGTAAGCGGGAATGGCAAAGGAGGCAATGGCTGTCAGGGCCACCACGATGACCATGATGGGGCTGACGAGTCCAGCTCTGACGGCTGCATCGCCAATGACCAGACCACCTACAATGCCAATGGTTTGGCCAATAGTGCTAGGCAAGCGGATCCCTGCTTCCCTTAATAACTCTATCGAAAATTCCATCAGCAGTGCCTCGACAAAAGCAGGAAAAGGCACGCCCTCCCGCGCACCGGCAATAGATAAAGCCAAGGGGGTGGGGATCATCCCCTGGTGGTAGGAGACCATGGCGACATAGAGAGAGGGAAGAAACAAGGCCATAAAAGCGGCTCCATAACGGAGGAAGCGGATCACAGAGCCAATCTGCCAGCGTTCGTAATAATCCTCAGGGGATTTGAGCAATAGATGAAAGGTGACAGGCATTATTAAGACATACGGGGTTCCGTCCAGCAAGAGCACCACTTGACCATTGGTCAAGGCAGAGGATGCTTTGTCGGGACGTTCCGTTTGTTGCACCTGGGGGAAAGGGGATAAGACATCGTCTTCAATCAGCTGTTCCAAAGTGCCGCTTTCCGCCATGTCATCGACATCAGCACAGGCGACACGATAGCGTACTTCGTCGATCAGATCTTGGGTGGTAATCCCTTTGATATACATGATGGCAAAATCCCTTTTGCTACGCCGCCCCAGCTGACCGATTTGAATGACCAGGTTGGGATCCCTGAGCCTGCGGCGAATAAGGGAAATGTTGGTCCGCAAGTTTTCATTAAACCCGTCCCTCGGTCCGCGAATCACCACTTCACTCTCTGGTTCCTCAACGGATCGCTCATGTTTAATCTCCTTGGTCCCCAGAACAATTAATCCCTTAACCCCATCAATGACCAGGAGGATGGGAATAGGTAAGGCTTTGATATTATCTCCGCCTTTTCCCCTCCCCCACACCGTACGTGAGAGTTTCCCCTCATACGGCGTTCCATCCAAGTGAGTTTTAACCGATAAGTTCCATCTTGGCTTTCCNAATACAGGGAGGACGTTTGATGAAAAAGAAGTTTTTCTATAAAATGACTCTATTGTTATCATGTTTTGCATTAATATTTTCTACGGTCACACCTTATTATGCTAATGCTGTAGTTGAAGAAGATGAGGCTAACTGTGCATGCTGTGAGGCAAACGCTTATGCTAATACAAATGAAGTTGGTGGGGAACAACCGACTCAATCTGAGAGAAATAAAGTTTTGGCTGCTATTAATAGTTCGGAACAGTTTCGATCAACGAATAGTGAAATAAGAGCAAACGATGGAGCGATTGATAGAAGTCAAACTGAGGTTATAAAGGTTGATGAAGATAAGTTTATAGCAAACTTTAAAGTAGAAGATGCTGAAAATGGGTTAAGCATTCTTACTTACTTTGTGGAAATGGACAATAGAATGAATCATAGTATTGCCCTCGAACAAAAGCAATATTATGTAGCAGTTTCTGATAATGAAGTAGAATTTACTTGGGTTATGAACGATGAGACATTTCTAAATGTCATCATAAATGATAGTGGTAACATCGTTTATGATGGGGTGGAGTATGAGGTCAACGAATACATTGAACTTAAGCTGAGTGAATTAGAAGGAGAAGTCGGCACACAAAGTCTTTGTGCTTGGGCAGTAGGTGTCTTATGTGGGACTGGAGGAGGAGCAGCTTGTTACGGAGTTTGTGCTGTAAAAGCAATCGTTAACTTCCTCGGTGGATTAGGATGTGCCACAGCTTGTTGTGAGCGTCAAGTACAATTGAACAATTTTCGCTAAATAATTTTGAGCACCTAGTCATTTCCAAATATGGTTTTCCTGTATTTCAAACGATAACTGTCACCAGTGAGATGAATCACCTCGCTTTTATGGAGTAGCCGATCCAGAATGGCTGTGGTAATGGCCGGATCACCCAATAACTCTCCCCAATCTTCCGGTCCTTTGTTGGAGGTGATGATCACAGATGATTGGCCATATAGTTTGTTGATGAGTTGAAAGAAAAGATTGGCTTCATGCCGGTTGATGGCCATAAACATCAAATCATCAATGATGACAAGATCTGACTGAGTGATTCTTTTCAATTTGGTTTGGGCGCTTCTTGTTACTTCTTGGGTACGCAGCAACTGGATTAAATGATCCATGGTCACAAAGCTGACTTTGTACCCTTGCTGAACGGCTTCTACTCCTAAGCCAATGGCCAGGTGAGTTTTACCCACCCCTGGCGGGCCCAATAAGATGAGGTTATAAACTTGTTCAATCCATAAGAGTTCACGCAACTGTTGAAATTGCTGCCGGCTTAGGGCAGGCTGGGCGCTAATGTCGAACTCATCGAGGGATTGGTGGACAGGAAAGTCTGCCCACTTGAGCCGTTTGGCCAATTGTTTTTCTTCCCGCTTGCGTATTTCGTATCCCAACAGTTTCGTCAGAAACTGTTGATAACTGAATCCATTTGTTTCGGCTTCCATCAGTTGTTCCTCAATCACTTCGGCGATGGAGGCCAATTTGAGTGTTTTCAAGCTGTGTTTCAATTGCACTAAGCTTTCTGACATANTCCATCCAAGTGAGTTTTAACCGATAAGTTCCATCTTGGCTTTCCTGCGGTATTGATTGATTTTGTTTAACACCGGTTTGGACAGTTTAAGTTCGGATATCAGACGTTTGATTTCATCCATATTACTCATATGGATGATTTTATGGATAACCTTATCAACAATTCGCAGATTGTCGAATTCATCCGTACCTCCAAGATGTTTGGGTATTAGGTGATGGCAGTGCACTTCATCTGCTGTTAGGAGTCTTCCTGTGATTTCACATCTGCCCATTTTCATGCTATAACGGCTCAATCGGTTATCCATGTATTGGACTGTCGAATTAGGTAGGTTCGATTTCATTAGTTTGAGAATTTCTCTTGTTACATATGTTTTTAATTCCTTGTGTATTTTGTCTCTGCCTTTTTGTGTAAATGGTGTTGTGTCTTGATTAAATAGTTTTTGCCATGAATGTTTGACGTCCGCCAATGGGTATAGGTATACATCTGCTATTTTATATGTTCTGTATTTGTTTCTGTAAAATTTTCTATATGTCGGTGGTGGTTTGACCGGTATTTCATATTTTGACAGTCCTTTTAGTCTGTTGTGTATATATCTCCTAAGGTCATAGGCTATACGTGAGAATTCTAGGTTGACGTGGGTTGCTTTCTTGAAGTAATTGTGTATACCAAGGACAAAGCTATTGTATAGTAGTACGTTTTGTACTGAGGGTGATTTCTGTATTTGTTTGATAAGTTTCTTTGCCTGTTGTTTGATTTGCTGTTTCTTTTTGTCCCTGATACCCGAATATGCAACCCATTTATCCCCTTTTCTTTGTGTCCAAATAGTAAATCCCAGAAATTCAGTCTTCTGTTTTCTTAGGTTTACTATTCTGGACTTTTTAGGAGATATCTCCAGTTTCAGCCTGTCCTTGAGGTAAAGCCTAACAGCGTGATACCATTTTTGGGCTGTTTTCCAGTCTCGACAGAGTATTTTGAAGTCATCTGCGTACCTTACAATATATCCTTCTTTAAGATTTGTCTTTTTAAGTTCCCTGTATTTAGTGCTTTGATTGTTGTATTGGTGACGTGTTTGGAATTTCTCCCATTGTCCAGCTATCCATTGGTCTAGGTCGTTTAGAACAATATTAGATAGCAGTGGTGAGATAATTCCGCCCTGTGGTGTGCCCTTTGTAGGTACTCCTTCTCCCTGTATGGGAGCTTTAAGCATTTTCATGATGATACGGAGTATCTTTCTGTCCTGGATTCCCATATTCCACATTTGTTTCATTAGTCTTGTGTGATTGACATTGTCAAAGAATCCTTTAATGTCGATGTCTATTACGTAGTGTAATTTGGATTGATTAATGAGGCGTTTTACTCTGGCTATTGCGTGGTGTGTAGAGCGTAAGGGTCTGAATCCATAGCTGTGTTCATAGAAATGTGCTTCGGCTATAGGTTCAATGACCTGTTTAATTGCCTGTTGGATAATTCTGTCCATTATGCAGGGAATACCAAGCGGGCGTTTGTCACCGTTAGGTTTGGGGATGAATACCCTTCTGACCATCTTTGGTTGATAGTTAGAGAGTATGTCCCTGACCTTCTGGACAAGCTGTTCGTCTGATATCTGCTTAATATCCTCAATGTTTTTACCATCTGTGCCCGGAGTATTGGAGCCTTTATTTCTTTTAATAGTACGGTAGGCAAGGAGAATATTTTCCCGGCTAGTAATGATGTCATATAACCGATTAAATTTTCCGCCTTGCTTGGCTTCGTAGTATAGTGTGTCAAATGTTTTGGTCATGTTGTAATACTCCCAATACCGTAAGCTATCCATGATGGCATTCCCCCTTTC contains:
- a CDS encoding hemolysin family protein; the encoded protein is MDEVSVSFGIILLVLLVLSAFFSASETAFSSANKIRLKHFADEKRKGAQKALYISEHFDKALTTILVGNNLVNIAAATIASSLFVAMFGPKTGMLVSTIVMTILILVFGEILPKSFAKEHAESFSLAVANILYLLMKLFTPISWLFAQLKRLMSKLIRPKQDVPSVTEEEIKLLVDISEEEGVIDKTEKELVHRSLNFNNIIVGEILTPRPDMVAVEVNQPVEEIKQVFLREKFSRIPVYEGSIDNIIGILSEREFLSSLLQHEHVDIRKLLRKPLFVVESMKISSLLPELQKNKIHMAIVIDEFGGTAGLITMEDILEEIVGEIWDEHDEQVKVITQLDKNTYIFSADFSLDEFARMTKVELPDTVYHTLGGWLVEEFQRVPQKGEQLYYENLLLTIEEAESRRIRKVRVEIREYAPSQSKAYG
- a CDS encoding formate--tetrahydrofolate ligase, which encodes MQTPTIVQDDITIAQQAKLKPIGDIAALLGLKEDDYEPYGHYKAKVKLDVLKRLKTKQDGKLILVTGISPTPAGEGKSTVTVGLGQALNRLGRKAVVALREPSLGPTMGIKGGATGGGYSQVLPMEDINLHFTGDIHAITAANNALSALIDNHIHQGNQLGIDPRRIIWKRVLDMNDRALRQVVVGLGGPAQGVPRQDGFDITVASEVMAVLCLSEDIEDLKQRLSRMVIGYTYDKQPVTVADLKAQGAMALLLKDALKPNLVQTLENTPAFIHGGPFANIAHGCNSLVATKMALKLAEYTVTEAGFGADLGAEKFINIKSRTGGLKPDAAVIVATVRALKMHGGVPKDQLKVVNVEAVKKGLENLAQHVHIMRHFRLPCVVALNHFLHDSETEINVIEQWCHEQGVPFTVCRVWAEGGRGGEALAETVIKLVERPQADKENKNPAADEALRFTYPLAASIADKIRAIATNIYGARDVQFSPKAQKQMEQFERYGWGRLPICMAKTQYSFSDDPKRLGRPTGFTLTIRELKPSLGAGFIVALTGDVMTMPGLPKEPAALKMNIDNEGKVEGLF
- a CDS encoding IclR family transcriptional regulator, which codes for MEKKTVRSVERALDILLCFTTQHEWSLTEISHQVGLNKSTVYRLLASLEKKGFVAKNEATEKYRLGFRVWELSAHLERVDDPAVMLLPEMERLRDILDETVTLYVRDGKERVRVQAVESKQTIRRVAPIGVRMPLNVGASGKILVAYAEPDVQEMILNDPDWPEHIDKEAFMLQLLKIRQLGYATSVEEREAGTSAIAAPIFNRQGKCVAALAVSGPTGRLTLEKMEEIAPTVMDFASRMSKMVG
- a CDS encoding spore germination protein, with protein sequence MWGRGKGGDNIKALPIPILLVIDGVKGLIVLGTKEIKHERSVEEPESEVVIRGPRDGFNENLRTNISLIRRRLRDPNLVIQIGQLGRRSKRDFAIMYIKGITTQDLIDEVRYRVACADVDDMAESGTLEQLIEDDVLSPFPQVQQTERPDKASSALTNGQVVLLLDGTPYVLIMPVTFHLLLKSPEDYYERWQIGSVIRFLRYGAAFMALFLPSLYVAMVSYHQGMIPTPLALSIAGAREGVPFPAFVEALLMEFSIELLREAGIRLPSTIGQTIGIVGGLVIGDAAVRAGLVSPIMVIVVALTAIASFAIPAYNVGITFRLLRFVLMAAAATMGLYGIIMVYILINIHLVGLRSFGSYYLSPFAPYRFLHWLDVVLRAPMPLMRMRTTEPRTLNDKKQD
- the acnA gene encoding aconitate hydratase AcnA, whose translation is MTYRDPFSVKSSLQVGDQTYTYFSLPKLEEQGVGPVSKLPFSIKVLLEAALRQVDGVAITEDHVKHIANWAETEDKDREIPFKPARIVLQDFTGVPAVVDLAAMRSKVAKDGGDPKQINPLVPVDLVIDHSVMVDKFGTKDALEYNMKVEFERNQERYRFLRWAQTAFDNFRIVPPATGIVHQVNLEYLASVAATKEVDGEQVVFPDSLVGTDSHTTMINGIGVVGWGVGGIEAEAGMLGQPLYFVTPEVVGFKLTGRLPEGATATDLALTVTQILRKKGVVGKFVEFYGDGLSNISVADRATVANMAPEYGATMGFFPVDEQTLDYLRLTGRSEEQVQLVKAYYQAQGLFRTDDSAEPVFSDTITLDLSTIEPTLAGPRRPQDRIVLSEMKESFNKTLRAPVEDGGFGLSDEELNKKVKVEHPNGETSELTNGSVVIAAITSCTNTSNPSVMLGAGLVAKKAVEKGLTTPAYVKTSLTPGSKVVTQYLIDAGLMEPLEALGFHVAGYGCATCIGNSGPLPDEVSKAIAENDLTVCSVLSGNRNFEGRIHAQVKANYLASPPLVVAYAIAGTMNIDLQKEPLGHDKDGNPVYLKDIWPTPEELQAALQTVNSDLFKKEYENVFESNPRFNEIDAPKGDLYEFDPESTYIQEPPFFENLEPEVGDIEEIKGARALALLGDSVTTDHISPAGNIAPDSPAGKYLLERGVERKDFNSYGSRRGNHEVMMRGTFANIRIRNQMVPGTEGGYTRYLPTGEIMPIYDAAMKYQQDGTPLVVLAGKEYGTGSSRDWAAKGTNLLGVKAVIAESFERIHRTNLVCMGVLPLQFAEGQGWKQLGITGNETFDILGLDNNLKPGQTITVRATREDGSSFEFNVIVRLDSVVDIEYYRNGGILQKVLRQMVQSA
- a CDS encoding YhcN/YlaJ family sporulation lipoprotein; translated protein: MKKLCRFSRALGSGILMACWIVLLFNAGCAMYNQEQPFQADYKLQQQMDKKGSKPHKIKVDHDTANRSKLIAKSVEGVTDAAAVAIDQELSVAVDVAQMKRFQLKGIRKEIFHRLRKAYPEYQVHVSTDRKILQELKKLEKKTYQQQTEAEQKRLQKINQDMKG